The Chitinophagales bacterium genomic sequence TGCAGATGCTCTGTATTTACCAGCCTGAATATTACATGCTGGGGAGTAACATATTGCCCCACATTTACATTTACTTCAGTAACATAACCATTAATAGGCGCGTACACATTGATTACACTTGAGATATTACCCTGTTCAACTTTTACAGGATCAATATTCATCAGCTTCAACTTACTTTGCAGCCCCATATACTTAGCCTGCAATGATTCATAATTCGCTTTCGCCTGCTGCAAAGCTTTTTTAGCATTTACATTTTCTGCAGCCAGTTCCTGCTGACGGGCATACTCTGTTTTGGCGTACTCATACTGACTTTTCGTATCCAGGTAGTCCTGCTGCAACTGTACATAATCCATATGCTCCAGTGTTCCGATGACCTCACCTTTGTGAACATGCGTACCCTGCAACATAGATGTAGTTTTTACAAAACCTCCTACCGGCACCGAAACACTAACCATTTGTTGTGGAGGTACATCCAGCCTGCCATTGGCATATATCACTTCACCAATCCGCCTTGTACTTACCGTACCGGTTTCTATACCAGCTGTATTATACTGATCCTGATTGACGGACACTTCATACTCCTGCACATCCTGTGTTTGCGCAGATGATTCTTTTTGCTTTTGCTTATGACCGCATGCCGCAAATAAGATTGCTACTGCGACAAACGCTATTATACTATTGATAAGTTTCATTGCTATTTATTTTATCTGAAGCTGACCACCTGACAAGTATGCCAGGCGCAAAACGGCGCGGTTATGGTCGCTAATTGTTTTTAAATACTGTTGTTCCATTTCCTGTACCTGCTGTAGGCTCACAAGGTATTCTGTGTAGCTCACTTCTCCGGCGTTGTAAGACTTTTGTGCCTGTGTACGGATGAGTGCCATATTAGCCAAACCTGTTTCATTATAATAAGCAAGGCTATTCTTTTGTTTGACATACTCCTGTATACTTTCTTCGTACATACTATTAAGCATGATCTCTGTATTGCGATATTGCAACAGTGCCTTTTGCCTGTTTGCCTCCTGCGCTTTCATCTTAGCCATTTGCGGCCCTACAAACAATGGAATTGACACCCCAAACTGAACTCCTGTAAATCGGTCAGTAGAAGTAGCCAAAGCTGGCGGGCTATTATCATTCAAAGGATTACCCACCATTGTTTGATTAAAGTAACCAACCATCAGGTCGGGCAGGATAGCATGCATTTCTACCGCTTTTTGTTTTTTACTGACAATAGCATCCTGCTCCATCATCTTTAATACAGGATTGGCAGATGCATCCTTGAGATCAGCCCCTACAATAACAAGCGGCAGAAGTTGCTCATCAGCTATCTCAATACTATCGTCTGTTGACATGAGTGCCTGTAAATGACGTTTAGCGATAGTGATGTCCGACAGGTTCTGTAGTAATCTGTTTTTTACATCAGCTTTCCTTGCCTGAGCTGTAGATTGTTCCAGCAAAGTCCCTTCACCGGTTTTGTACCTCAACTCAGCCGCCTGGCTAAAATCAGTATATAAGCTATCCATACGCTGCAATACCCGGTGTACCTCCTGCAAGTATAGCAAGTTGTAATACCCTTCCTTAACCTTATACACCAAATCATTTTCCACAACATCCTTTTGCAACTGCGCACCGATTTCTTTCTCTTTGGCCAATTGTGTTTTTGCTATAAAGAGTGTAGGAAAGGGTATTTGCTGACTGATCGTGTAATTGTTATCAGAAGAAATATAGCTGTTATATTGTCCATATACTGCAGACACCTGCGTTTTGGGCATTTCCCATGCCGCTCTTTTCATCTGTTTGTTATAGGTTACATCAGCAACACTTGCTTTAAGACCATAATTATTTTCCAAAGCGATATTTACCGCCTGGTTCGGTGTCAGCCTTTGTGCATTGGCTTTGGCAAATGGCATTGCTACCAGCAATAATAATATTGCGGCACTTACACCCTTGTGTCGTTTGTTACTGAACTGTTCAACTAGATAGTACAGGCATGGCAAAACAAACAGAGTAAGCATAGTGGCTGTTATAAGACCACCGATAACAACTGTTGCCAAGGGTTTCTGTACCTCTGCACCACTACCATGAGAGAGTGCCATTGGCAAAAATCCCAGGGATGCTACCAATGCTGTCATGATAACCGGTCTTAGCCTTGAATGAGTACCTTTCAATATTATATCCTTCAGATCAGTATCAAGATCCTTTTTCAAACGGTTAAATTCTGCTATCAGCACTATACCATTAAGCACAGCCACGCCAAACAGGGCGATAAAACCAACAGCTGCCGATATACTGAACGGCATACCGCGGGTCCACAACGCCAGTATGCCGCCAATTGCAGAAAGAGGTATTGCAGTATAGATCATTAGTCCTTGTTTTATGGAGCCGAATGCAAAGTATAACAGAATAAAAATGAGCAGCAAAGCAACGGGCACGGCGATCGAAAGCCTTGCCTTTGCCTTTTGCAGATTCTCGAAAGTACCTCCATAGGTAACGTGATACCCAGGATCAAAATGTATTTGTTGTATTACTTTCTGTTGCAACTCTTTCACAACACTCGCAACGTCTCTGTCGCGCACATTGAAACCGACAATTATCCTGCGTTTGGTATCATCACGCTGTATCTGGTTAGGACCTACGCGAAAAGAAACATCTGCAAGCTGTTCTAATGGTACAGAGCGTCCGTCAGCTGTCGTAACAATAAGCTTACGTACATCTTCTATGCTACCCCTCACCTGCTCTTCAAGCCTTACCACCATATCAAACCTGCGCTCACCCTCATACACCTTACCTGTTACATATCCTGCAAATGCGGCATTTACTGTTTTGTTAATCTCATCAACTGACAAGCCATGACGTGCTATTGCCGCCCTATCGTAGTCTATTACTACTTGCGTCAACCCAGTTACCTGCTCCTCGTATATATCTCTTGCTCCGGTAATACCCGTTGTTATTTTTGACACCTTACCTGCATACTCTGTCAGCTTATCCAGATCATCTCCATATATCTTTACTACAACGTCCTGCTTGGCACCTGTCATTAGTTCATTAAACCTCATTTGTATAGGTTGCTGAAATCCAAAAGTAGCGATCGGTAATTTTTCCAGCGCAGCCGACATTTTCTCCGTCAATTCGTCTTTTGTTGATGCCTTTTTCCACTGATCCTTGTCTTTTAAAACTATTATCAGATCGGCCGCTTCTATTGGCATCGGGTCTGTAGGCACTTCACTACTACCTATTTTACCTACAACTTCTACTACTTCATCAGGAAACTCTTTCAGCAATATTCTTGAAGCTTTCATGGTTACCTCTGCAGTTTCAGGCAAACTGGTACCGGGTAATAGCCTCATTTCTACAGCATAATCGCCTTCATCTAATGAGGGCAGAAACTCGGCACCCATTCCAGCAAATAAAACTCCTGCACCGGCAAACAAAAGGAATGCCGCTAAAACAACCATACGTTTATGATGCAGTGCTTTTGCCAGCAATGGTTCATACCACGACTGTAGCTTATGTATCAACCTGTCAGAAAAAGTAGTTTTTGCTTCTGTTTTGCGACTCAGAAACAATGCACTCATCATAGGCACGTAAGTAAGCGACAATATGAATGCCCCCATAATAGCAAATGAAACGGTCTGAGCCATAGGTCGGAACATCTTACCCTCAATACCTGTTAATACCAGTATGGGTAAATACACAATCAGGATAATTATTTGCCCGAACGCAGCCGAGTTGAGCATTTTACCGGCAGAACCCAGCACTTCTTTATCCATTTCATCCCTGCTCAGCTTATGTTGCCCCGTTATCTTCGACAAATGGTGCATCGTAGCTTCAACTATGATAACAGCACCGTCTACTATCAACCCAAAATCCAATGCTCCGAGGCTCATCAGATTACCCGAAACCCCAAACAGGTTCATCAGGCTGAATGCGAACAACATAGCCAATGGTATCACAGATGCTACTATCAACCCGGCACGAAGATTACCCAACAATAGTACCAATACGAATATTACTATCAACGCACCTTCAATCAGGTTGCGCGACACAGTACTTATGGCATTATTTACCAACTTTGTTCTATCCAGATACGGAACAATTTCTACACCCTCGGGTAGATTTTTTCTTACTTCCTGCACACGCTCAGTTACTTTATTGATGACATCAGAGGAGTTTGCCCCTTTCAGCATCATAACTATACCACCCACAGCTTCTCCTTTACCATTATAGGTCATAGCCCCATACCTTACAGCACTTCCTTCCTGCACAACTCCCACATCCCTTACAAGGATCGGCAATCCACCCGGGTTAACTTTTACAACTATCTTTTCTATATCATCAATAGTCTCTGTAAGGCCTTCAGTACGGATAAAATAAGTGCTGGGTTTACTGTCAATATATGCTCCACCGGTATTCTTATTATTAGTCTCCAGCGCTGCAATCACTTCAGATATACTGACATTCATGCCCCGAAGTTTGGCAGGGTTTACAGCCACTTCGTATTGCTTTAAATGACCTCCGAAACTGCTAATTTCAGCCACACCTTCTACGCCCAGCAATCGTCTGCGTACGATCCAATCCTGTATTGTACGCAGATCTGAGATGGAATATTTGTCTTCATACCCTTTTTCGGGGCGTAATACATATTGGTATATCTCTCCAAGGCCCGTAGTTACCGGTGCCATTTTGGGGCTGCCTATATACGATGGTATTTCCCCTTTGACATCATTCAGTCGCTCAGACACCTGCTGTCTTGCCCAGTACACATCCACATCTTCATCAAAAACGATTGTGATAACACTAAGCCCGAAACGGGAGAATGAACGGACCTCAGACAATCCCGGTATGGTTGCCACCGATTGCTCTATCGGGAAAGTTACCAGGCGCTCTATATCAGAGGCTGCCTGTGATGGTGCACTGGTAATTACCTGCACCTGGTTATTAGTGATATCGGGCACAGCATCAATGGATAGCCGGGTAAGGGAGTACCCACCCCATGCTATCAACGCTAATGTCATCAGCCCGATGATCAGCTTTTTCTTTATCGAAAACGATATTATTTTATTCAACATAAATGTTAAGCATTAATTATTCGGACAACCGATTTCCGGTTGTCTCGTACAAAGATCAATTACGATTGCGAACCCACGTCCGGGTCACGTTGCATGCTT encodes the following:
- a CDS encoding efflux RND transporter periplasmic adaptor subunit, whose translation is MKLINSIIAFVAVAILFAACGHKQKQKESSAQTQDVQEYEVSVNQDQYNTAGIETGTVSTRRIGEVIYANGRLDVPPQQMVSVSVPVGGFVKTTSMLQGTHVHKGEVIGTLEHMDYVQLQQDYLDTKSQYEYAKTEYARQQELAAENVNAKKALQQAKANYESLQAKYMGLQSKLKLMNIDPVKVEQGNISSVINVYAPINGYVTEVNVNVGQYVTPQHVIFRLVNTEHLHAELTVFEKDIAKVEIGQPVRFTLANEVKERTGTVHLVGKEISTDRTVRIHCHLDEEDIHLLPGMFLSAKIETSGSDVFALPDEAVMKFEGKDYLFAVNDDNLQDSIYRYKMVAVETGSSEDGYTAITLPVGYDKNSQFVVKGAYTLLAKMKNIEEE
- a CDS encoding CusA/CzcA family heavy metal efflux RND transporter, yielding MLNKIISFSIKKKLIIGLMTLALIAWGGYSLTRLSIDAVPDITNNQVQVITSAPSQAASDIERLVTFPIEQSVATIPGLSEVRSFSRFGLSVITIVFDEDVDVYWARQQVSERLNDVKGEIPSYIGSPKMAPVTTGLGEIYQYVLRPEKGYEDKYSISDLRTIQDWIVRRRLLGVEGVAEISSFGGHLKQYEVAVNPAKLRGMNVSISEVIAALETNNKNTGGAYIDSKPSTYFIRTEGLTETIDDIEKIVVKVNPGGLPILVRDVGVVQEGSAVRYGAMTYNGKGEAVGGIVMMLKGANSSDVINKVTERVQEVRKNLPEGVEIVPYLDRTKLVNNAISTVSRNLIEGALIVIFVLVLLLGNLRAGLIVASVIPLAMLFAFSLMNLFGVSGNLMSLGALDFGLIVDGAVIIVEATMHHLSKITGQHKLSRDEMDKEVLGSAGKMLNSAAFGQIIILIVYLPILVLTGIEGKMFRPMAQTVSFAIMGAFILSLTYVPMMSALFLSRKTEAKTTFSDRLIHKLQSWYEPLLAKALHHKRMVVLAAFLLFAGAGVLFAGMGAEFLPSLDEGDYAVEMRLLPGTSLPETAEVTMKASRILLKEFPDEVVEVVGKIGSSEVPTDPMPIEAADLIIVLKDKDQWKKASTKDELTEKMSAALEKLPIATFGFQQPIQMRFNELMTGAKQDVVVKIYGDDLDKLTEYAGKVSKITTGITGARDIYEEQVTGLTQVVIDYDRAAIARHGLSVDEINKTVNAAFAGYVTGKVYEGERRFDMVVRLEEQVRGSIEDVRKLIVTTADGRSVPLEQLADVSFRVGPNQIQRDDTKRRIIVGFNVRDRDVASVVKELQQKVIQQIHFDPGYHVTYGGTFENLQKAKARLSIAVPVALLLIFILLYFAFGSIKQGLMIYTAIPLSAIGGILALWTRGMPFSISAAVGFIALFGVAVLNGIVLIAEFNRLKKDLDTDLKDIILKGTHSRLRPVIMTALVASLGFLPMALSHGSGAEVQKPLATVVIGGLITATMLTLFVLPCLYYLVEQFSNKRHKGVSAAILLLLVAMPFAKANAQRLTPNQAVNIALENNYGLKASVADVTYNKQMKRAAWEMPKTQVSAVYGQYNSYISSDNNYTISQQIPFPTLFIAKTQLAKEKEIGAQLQKDVVENDLVYKVKEGYYNLLYLQEVHRVLQRMDSLYTDFSQAAELRYKTGEGTLLEQSTAQARKADVKNRLLQNLSDITIAKRHLQALMSTDDSIEIADEQLLPLVIVGADLKDASANPVLKMMEQDAIVSKKQKAVEMHAILPDLMVGYFNQTMVGNPLNDNSPPALATSTDRFTGVQFGVSIPLFVGPQMAKMKAQEANRQKALLQYRNTEIMLNSMYEESIQEYVKQKNSLAYYNETGLANMALIRTQAQKSYNAGEVSYTEYLVSLQQVQEMEQQYLKTISDHNRAVLRLAYLSGGQLQIK